In Streptomyces sp. NBC_00341, the DNA window CCTGCACCGCGGTGTGGGTGCGGTCACCGAGTCGGACATCAACCTGGCGACCGGCTCCGACGCCATCGTGATCGGCTTCAACGTGCGCGCCGCAGGGCGTGCCGAGCAGATGGCCGACCGCGAGGGTGTGGACGTCCGTTACTACTCGGTCATCTACCAGGCGATCGAAGAGATCGAAGCGGCCCTCAAGGGCATGCTCAAGCCGGAGTACGAAGAGGTCGAGCTCGGTACGGCGGAGATCCGCGAGATCTTCCGCTCGTCCAAGCTGGGCAACATCGCCGGTGTGCTGGTCCGGTCCGGCGAGGTCAAGCGCAACACCAAGGCGCGCCTGCTTCGCGACGGCAAGGTCATCGCGGAGAGCCTCAACATCTCCGGGCTGCGCCGCTTCAAGGACGACGTCACCGAGATCCGCGAAGGCTTCGAGGGCGGTATCAACCTCGGAAACTTCAACGACATCAAGATCGACGACGTCATCGCGACGTACGAGATGCGCGAGAAGCCGCGAGGCTGACCCGTACCTCAACAGTCGGGGCCGGTCGACGGGTCGTATTTCCGTCGATCGGCCCCGGCCGTTCCGTGTACGGTTCTTGTGTCCCTGCCAAACACCGGCGGGGCGCGAACCCGAACCGGCGGGACATCCGGACATACATGTATGTGGGGACACTGTCCTTCGATCTGCTTCTCGGCGACGTACGGTCGCTGAAGGAGAAGCGCTCCGTGGTCCGTCCGATCGTTGCCGAGCTCCAGCGCAAGTACGCGGTGAGCGTGGCGGAGACGGGCGGCCAGGACCTCCATCGCAGGGCCGAGATCGGCCTCGCCGTGGTCTCCGGGGACACCGGACACCTCACGGACGTGCTGGACCGGTGCGAGCGGCTGATCGCCGGCCGGCCGGAAGTGGAGCTGCTGTCCGTACGGCGGCGGCTGCACAGCGACGAAGACGATTGAGCAAGGCGAAGGAGACGGACCAGTGGCCGACAACGCGCGGGCTAAGAAGCTGGCGGACCTCATCCAGGAGGTGGTCGCCGAGAAACTGCAGCGCGGAATCAAGGACCCCCGCCTGGGTACGCACGTGACCATCACGGACACCCGCGTCACCGGCGACCTGCGGGAGGCCACGGTCTTCTACACGGTCTACGGCGACGACGAGGACCGGGCGAGCGCGGCAGCCGGTCTGGAGAGCGCGAAGGGCATCCTGCGTTCGGCGGTCGGTGCTGCGGCGGGGACGAAGTTCACCCCCACGCTCGCCTTCATGGCGGACGCGCTCCCCGAGAACGCCAAGGCGATCGAGGACCTCCTCGACCGGGCGCGGGCCTCGGACGCCAAGGTGCGGGAGGCGTCTTCCGGCGCCACGTACGCGGGCGAGGCCGACCCGTACCGCAAGCCGGAGGACGAGACCGACGAGGACACCGCCTCCGAATGACAGCGCAGAACAACAAGACGCCGGACGGACTTGTCATTGTCGACAAGCCGTCCGGCTTCACTTCGCATGACGTCGTCGCCAAGATGCGCGGCATCGCCAGGACCCGCCGCGTCGGCCACGCCGGCACGCTGGACCCGATGGCGACGGGCGTGCTCGTGCTCGGCGTCGAGAAGGCCACCAAGCTGCTCGGCCATCTCGCGCTGACCGAGAAGGAGTACCTCGGTACGATCCGGCTCGGCCAGGACACCGTCACGGACGACGCGGAGGGCGAGATCACCTCGTCCACCGACGCCTCCGGAGTGACGCGCGAGGGGATCGACGCCGGGGTCGCGGCGCTGACCGGCGCCATCATGCAGGTGCCGTCCAAGGTCAGCGCCATCAAGATCGACGGCAAGCGGTCCTACGCGCGGGTGCGCGGCGGCGAGGAGTTCGAGATCCCGGCCCGGCCGGTGACCATCTCGTCGTTCAACGTCTACGACGTCCGCGAGGCCGTCGCGGAGGACGGCACCCCGGTGGTCGACCTGGTCGTCTCGGTGGTCTGCTCCTCCGGTACGTACATCCGCGCCATCGCCCGCGACCTCGGCGCCGGGCTCGGTGTGGGCGGCCATCTCACCGCGCTGCGGCGCACCCGCGTCGGGCCGTACGGCCTCGACGGGGCGAGGACGCTGGACCAGCACCAGGAGGAGCTGGTCGTGATGCCGGTGGCCGAGGCCGCCGCCTCCGCGTTCCCGCGCTGGGACGTCGACGAGAAGCGGGCCAAGCTGCTGCTGAACGGGATGCGGCTGGACATGCCCGCCCACCCGCCGGGGCCGGTCGCCGTCTTCGGACCCGACGGGCGGTTCCTGGTCCTCGTCGAGGAGCAGAAGGGCAAGGCCAAGAGCCTCGCCGTCTTCGGCTGACTTGGGCTGGCTTCGGCTGACGAGCTGATCCGCCCGCTGTCGCGCACCAGGCCGTAACGGCTGCTCCAGGCCCCCGTCGCCTCCTGTCCGCCGAACGCCCCTGATTCACCCCATTGGGCAGGCGCTCGGAGTGAATCAGGGGTGCGAACGGGGGCGCTTTTACTCCGATGGCCTCTTGTCGATCACGGTGGACCTACCGTCGGATCATGGGATGCGGGGACCGGGCGACGCTGGTACGACTGTGCGATCCGGCCGGCAGGACGAGGGGGACCGGGTTCGTCGCGGACGACCGGGGCACGGTCGTGACCAGTCACGAGGCGGTCGACGGGGCCGGCCACCTCGTCCTGCACGGCGCGGACGGACGCAGCTGCCGCGTCGAGGCCGAGGACATCACCACCCTGCCCGAGCTGGATCTCGCGCTCCTGCCCACCGGCGGACCGGACGCGCTGGGCGCGCCGCCGCTGCCGATCGTGGAGCGGGAGCAGATCGAGGCCGGCAGCTATGTGACGATCGCCGCGCACGGCTGGCGCGAGGCCCGCGTCCTGGGACCGGTCCCGGTGACGTACACGGCGGGCGGGCCCGCCCACCGGATCGACCGGGCCCTCGAACTCGCCCTCGGTACGGACGGCAGCGACGCGCTCCGGCTCGGCGGCGCCGCCGTGGGCGGGCCGGTCCTCGACCCGGACACCGGCGCGGTCATCGCGGTTCTCGGCACCGCGCTGCGGGCCGGACACGCCGCCGCCGGATGTGCGGTGCCACTGGCCGGGGCGGGCGAAGGGGGGCCGCTGGGCGAGCTGCTGCGGCGCAACGCCATGAGCGTCCCCGGCTACGGCCGCGATCTGAACCTGGCCGGAGCGCTCCAGCTGACCGCCATGTCCGTCGGCTCCGCGGGCGGACACGGCGGCCGGCCCGATCCGGTGGAACGGCCCGAGGCGATCAAGGAGTTCAGCGCGTTCGCCGCCGCCGGCCCGGCGAAGCCCGACGGGCGGGGCGCGGTCGTCCTCGGCCTCGTCGGGGAGCCGGGCACCGGCCGCACCACCGAACTGGCCGCGCTGGCCGCCCGGCGGGCCCGCGGCCAGGTGCCGGCCCTCACGCTCTGGCTGCGCGGCGCCGACCTGCTGCCCGACGACACCTCCGTGGCCGACGCGATCGTCCGCACGCTCGGGCAGGCCGGACGCATCGTCACCGCCGCCGGAGCCCTCGGGGACATGGCGGCCGCCACCCCCGAGCGGGTGGCCCGGCTGGCGGCCGACGCGGGCAGCCCGCTGCTCGTCCTGCTGGACGGCCCGGAGGAGATGCCGCCCGTCCTGGCACACCGGCTGGCCCGGTGGACCGCGGGCACCGTCGACTGGCTCCGGGAGAACGGGGCGCGGCTCGTCGTCGCCTGCCGCCCCGAGCACTGGGAGACCGCCGGTGAGCTCTGTCCGCCCGACGCGCTGCACCGCCCCGCCAGGCCCGCCAGACGGCTGCCGTCCGCCCTGCGCATCGACGACCTCACCGTGGGCCAGGCCGAGCTGGCCCGGCAGCGGTACGGGCTCCCGCCCGACGCGCTCGCCGCCGGCCACGACCGGCACCCGCTCACCCTGCGGCTGCTGGCGGAGGTGCGCGAGGCACTGCCGCCGGACACGCCGGGGCGGCCCGGCACGGAGGAGGTCTTCGGCGCACACCTGGACCTGATGTGCCTGCGCATCGCGGTCCGGATCGCCGCCCAGTGGCGGCCCGCCCCGAGCGGCACCGCGGTACGGCGGCTGGCGGCGCAGGTGGCGGGGCAGGTCCACGAGGCGGCCCGGCGCTGCCTCGGACCGGGGCAGGGGGAGCTGGACCGGGCCGCGTTCGAGCACGTCTTCCCGTGGCGCACGGGCTGGGCGTCCGCCGTGCTCACCGAGGGCCTGCTGGTCCCGGCGGGAGCGGGCTACCGGTTCGCGCACGAGGAGCTGGGGGACTGGGTCCAGGGCGCGCACCTGGACCTGGACGCGGCGCTGCGGTCGCTGGTGCACCGCTGGCACGCTTCCGGCGCCGCGGCGGGGGAGAGCGGCGGGCGGGTTCCGCACCCCCGCCGCCCGGACGCGGCCGACCGCCCCGGCACCGCCCCCGCGGCCCCGGCCGCCCCCGCCGGGGGAGCCGAGGACGCGGAGCCCCGCACCCTCCCGGTGCCGCGCCACCGGATCGGCCCGGTGATCCAGGCGCTGCTGCTGCTCGGCCGCCGCCAGGGCCCCGCCGCGCTGGCCCACCGGCTGGCCGACCTGATCGAGGCGCTGGACCGGCTGCCGACGGGACGGGACGGGGCAGCGGTGAGGACCGGCGCACCGCGCCCCTCGCGGAACGCCCCGGCCGCCGCCGACGCACGGGAGGACGGGACCGGCCCGGAGGGCGACGATCCCGCCGTACCGCCCGCCGCCGGAGGCTGCCCGCCCCCCGACGCCCGCTGGTGGGCCGCGCACCTGCTCTCGGAGACGCTGCTGCGGGTGCCCGACGCCCGACCGCACCTCGGGGTGCTCCGGCTGCTCACCGGGCGCGTCGTCCGCAGCTCCGCCGAGGCGGGCGGGGCCGGTGCGCAGGGGGTGTACGCGGAGTTCGGGCCGTGGTTCTGGCGGCGGCTGCGGCTGCCCGAGGCGGACCGGATGGACCTGTTCCGACGGCTCGTCCCCGCCGACGGACCGCCGCGTGACGAGGACCAGACCGGCGAGCGCTTCCTGGACGCGGTGGCACGGCGGCTCGCCGCCCATCCGCGCACGATCCAGCCGCTCCTGTGCGCCTGGTTCACGGACGAACAGCCCCTGGCGGCCGACCGGGAAGCGGCGGCGCGCCCCACCGTCGCGGCAGCCGCCCAGGCCCTCCTCCACGCCCGCCGCGACCTCGCCGTGGACGATCTGGCCGACGTGCTCGTCTCGACCGATCACCCCCGCGCCGACGAACTGCTCGCGGCGCTGGCCGAGGACGAACCCTCCGCGCTCTGCCGGGCCGTCGAGCGCTGGTCCCGCGACGACGACCGCCGCGCCCGGCGGATCGCGGCCGCCTGCTACGGAGCGGTCGTCGCACCCCACCTCACCCGCGACGCCGACCGGGACCTGCTGCGCCGCTCCGCCCTCGCCCTGCTGGCCCGCCCCGGCGACACCGATCTGCACGGGCCGGCGCTGACCCGGCTGGTGGCCGATCCGCAGACCAGGGACCGCTATCTGCCGCAGGCGCTGCGCACCTTCGTCGCGGGCGGCCCCCGGCTCTCCCCGGCCTCGCTCGCCGTCGCCCTGCCCACCCACCCCGAGCAGGTGCTGACCGCGTACCGCGAGCGCCTCCTGCGGTCCGGGGACGGCGCGGGCGAGGTGCTGCGCGCCCTCGCCGGGATCGACGCCCCCGCGCTCGCCCTGCACGCCGCCGGGCTCGTCCGGGCGTACGTCGACAGCCACCCGGAGGACACCGTGCACACCGCGGCGTACCTCGACCGCAGGCTGGAACACGGGCCCGCGGCCCGCGCCCTGCTGCTCCCGCTGCTGACCGGGCTGCTCAGGGACCGGCCGGCCGCCGCGCCGGTGCGCGGTTCGCTCGCCGCGGTGCTGGCCTCGTCCGGCAGCCCGGCCTCGCAGCCCCTGCGGGACGAGCTGCTGGAAGTGCTGCTGGACTTCGAGCAGGGCGGTGCGCGCCAGGACCCGATCGTGCTCGAAGCCCTGCTGCGGGCCGCCGCGGCGGGCAGTGCCGGGCGCGGCCGGGCCCGTACCAGGGCCCTGGTCCACCGCACCGGGATGCTGCTCGTCCGGACCCCGGAGGGCGCCGCACGGTTCGACCGGCGGCTATGCGAACTGGCCCGTGACGTGCCCGGATTCGCGGGCCTGATCCTCGGGTGGCTGGCGGACGCCCCGCAGGAGTGGGCGGCGGTCATCGGTCCCGGCGCGCGGCGGACCGTGGAGTCTCTCGGGGCCCCGATGCCCATGCCGATGCAGGCCGCAGAGCGTGAGCATGGCAGTCTTAGACCTGCGTAAGAGACATACCCACGTACACAGGTTCGGGCGAGGAGCGGTCAGAGTGCAGCGCTGGCGTGGCTTGGAGGACATCCCCCAGGACTGGGGACGCAGCGTCGTCACCATCGGCTCCTACGACGGGGTGCACCGCGGACACCAGCTCATCATCGGCCGTGCCGTCGAGCGGGCCCGCGAGCTGGGCGTGCCGTCGGTCGTCGTGACGTTCGACCCGCACCCCAGCGAGGTCGTCCGGCCCGGCAGCCACCCGCCGCTGCTCGCCCCGCACCACCGGCGCGCCGAACTGATGGCGGAGCTCGGCGTGGACGCCCTGCTGATTCTCCCGTTCACCACCGAGTTCTCGAAGCTCGCCCCTGCCGACTTCATCGTGAAGGTGCTCGTCGACAAGCTCCACGCGCGGCTGGTCATCGAGGGCCCCAACTTCCGCTTCGGCCACAAGGCCGCGGGGAACGTCCAGCTGCTCACCGAGTTCGGCGGTACGTACGACTACCGGGTCGAGGTCATCGACCTGCGGGTGCGCGGCGAGGCGGGCGGCGGCGAACCGTTCTCGTCCACCCTCACCCGCCGCCTGGTCGCCGAGGGGGACATGGCCGGCGCCCGCGAGATCCTGGGCCGCCCGCACCGCGTCGAGGGCATCGTCGTCCGGGGCGCCCAGCGCGGCCGCGAGCTCGGCTTCCCCACCGCGAACGTGGAGACCCTGCCGCACACGGCGATCCCCGCCGACGGGGTGTACGCGGGCTGGCTGAACGTGAACGGCGAGGCGATGCCCGCCGCGATCTCCGTCGGCACGAACCCGCAGTTCGACGCCACGGAGCGGACGGTGGAGGCATACGCGATCGACCGCGTCGGCCTCGATCTGTACGGGCTGCACGTCGCCGTGGACTTCCTCGCCTACGTACGGGGGATGCTGAAGTTCGAGTCGGTCGACGAGCTGCTCGTGGCGATGGCCGCCGATGTGAAGCGGTGCACCGAGCTGATCTCCGCGTACGACCGGGGCTGAGAACCGGCGCGGTCGCCGCGCCCGGCTTCCCGCACCGGGGCTTCGTCTAGGGTGGACCGGTCCGAAGGAGGTGGGCGCCGTGCGTGAACTGCTCCCCGAGCTGCGCGCCTGGCACGAGGCCGGCACACCGTTCGCCCTGGCCACGGTCGTCTCCGTCCGGGGCAGCGCCCCGCGGTCCCCGGGCGCCGTGATGGCTGTGACCGCCGACGGAGCGGTGGCGGGAAGCGTCTCCGGCGGCTGTGTCGAGGGCGCGGTGTACGAGCTGGCCGGCGAGGTGCTCGCCTCCGGTACCCCGCAGCTCCAGTCGTACGGGATCAGCGACGACGAGGCGTTCGGTGTCGGGCTGACCTGCGGCGGCACGATCGACGTCCTGGTCGCGCCGTTCGCCTCCACGGCCGACCGCGCGTGGCTGCGGGGGGTCACGGACTCGATCGCGGCCGGCGAACCCGTCGCCGTGGCCACCGCCTTGCCTGGCTCGGCCGCGGCCGGGGCCCGGCTGGTGGTCCGGCCCGGCGGCGCACACGGCTCGCTCGGCAACGAGGGGCTCGACGCGGCCGTCACCGACGACGCCCGGGGCCTGCTCGCCCAGGGGGCCACCGGCCTGCAGTGGTACGGGGAGCGTGGGGAGCGCCGGATGCAGGACGTCTCCGTCTTCGTCCAGACGTACGCGCCACCGCCCCGGATGCTCGTCTTCGGCGCCATCGACCACGCGGCCGCGACCGCGCGCATCGGCTCGTTCCTCGGGTACCGGGTCACCGTGTGCGACGCCCGTCCGGCGTTCGCGACCCGTGAGCGGTTCCCCACCGCCGACGAGGTCGTCTGCGCCTGGCCGCACACCTACCTCTCGGACACGGAGATCGACGGGCGCACGGTCGTCTGCGTCCTGACGCACGATCCGAAGTTCGATGTCCCGCTGCTGGTCGCGGCGTTGCGAACGCCTGCCGCGTACATCGGTGTGATGGGGAGCCGGCGTACCCATCTGGACCGGATCGCCCGGCTGCGCGAGGAGGGGGTGGCCGAATCGGACCTGGTCCGGCTCGCCTCACCCGTGGGCCTCGACCTCGGCGCCCGTACGCCGGAGGAGACGGCGGTCTCGATCGCCGCGGAGATCATCCAGCACCGCTGGGGCGGCACGGGGCGGCCGCTCGGCGAACTGACGGGCACGATCCACCACGAGCAGCGCGGGTAGCGGTGGCGGGCGGACCGGGAATGCCGGACCCGCCCGCCACCGCATCGACGCGTTCTAGGCCGGAGCCTTCGCCGCCGCGTTCGCCCAGTGGCACGCCACCTGCGTCTCGCCGCCCCCCGCCAGGACCGGGAGATCCTTCGTACGGCACGCGTCCGCGACCCCCGCACGCTCCGCCTCGCCCGAGGCCAGCACCTGGCAGCGCACATGGAAGCGGCAGCCGGACGGGATCTTCGACGGGTCCGGCGGCTCACCGGTCAGTACCACCGGATCGCCCGCCGCCTCCGGCAGCACCGACAGCAGCGCCTGGGTGTACGGATGCCGGGGCGCCGTCAGGATCTGCTCGACGTCACCGGTCTCCACGATCCGGCCGAGGTACATCACCGCCACCCGGTCCGCGATGTTCCACGCCAGGCCGAGGTCGTGCGTGACCACCAGCGCGGACAGGCCCAGCTCGTCCCGCAGCCGCAGCAGCAGCGCCAGGATCTCGCCGCGCACCGAGGCGTCCAGCGAGGCCACCGGCTCGTCGGCCACGATGAGCTCCGGTTCCAGGACCAGGGCGCCCGCGATCACGACGCGCTGGCGCTGGCCGCCGGAGAGCTCGTGCGGGTAGCGCAGGAAGAACCGTTCCGGGGGCCGCAGCCCCGCCCGGGAGAGGGCGCTGGTGACCGCCTCCCGCTCGTCACCGCCGTAGCGGTGGATCCGCAGCCCCTCGGCCACCGCGTCGTACACCGTGTGGCGCGGGTTCAGCGAGCCGCTCGGGTCCTGGAGCACCAGCTGGACCCGCTTGCGGTACGCCTTGAGGGCCCGGCTCCCGTAGCCGAGCGGCTTGCCGCCGAAGGTGATCTGCCCGGAGACCGGCGGGACCAGGCCCAGCAGTGAACGGGCCAGCGTCGTCTTGCCGCACCCGGACTCGCCGACCAGGGCGACGATCTCGCCCGGCCTGATGTCCAGGTCGACGCCGTCGACGGCCCGCGCGGGCTCCGCGCCGTGTCGGCCGGGGAAGGTGACGTGCAGCGACTGGGCGCTGAGCAGGTCCGTGGTGGTGGTCATGTGGTGCTCCTTGCTTCCTCAGCGCCCGGCAGCCCCGGCAGGACCGGGGCGGCGGCCCCCTGCGGACCCACCAGCACGCAGGCGGCCCGCCGTCCCGGCCCGGCGTCCCGCAGCTCCTGGTCCTGCGTGGCGCAGGAGTCCAGGGCCACCGGGCAGCGCGGGTGGAACGTGCAGCCGGCCGGCAGCGCCGACGGGTCGGGCGGATCGCCCGGCAGCCCCCGGGGAGCGAACCGGGAGGCCGGGTCCCCGATGCGCGGGAAGGCGCCCGACAGGGCCTTGCTGTACGGATGGGTCGCGTTCTCGTAGACCTCGGAGGCGGGCCCCTGTTCGACGACCCGTCCCGCGTACATCACCGCGAGCCGGTCGCAGGTGTCCGAGAGCACCGCCAGGTCATGGCTGATCATGATCAGCCCGAGGTCCTGCTCGGAGACCAGCTGTTCGATCAGGCGCAGGATCTGGGCCTGGATCATCACGTCGAGGGCCGTCGTCGGCTCGTCGGCGATGATCAGCCCGGGGTCGCAGGCGAGCGCCATCGCGATCATCACGCGCTGCCGCTGCCCGCCGGACAGCTCGTGCGGATAGGCGTCCACCCGGGCGGCGGGAAGACCCACCTGCTCCAGCAGCTCACCGGCCCGCTTGCGGGCGGCTGCCTGGGACGCCTTGCTGTGCAGCACGATCGGCTCGGCGATCTGGTCGCCGATGCGGTGCACCGCGTTGAGCGAGTGCATCGCGCCCTGGAAGACGATCGAGGCGCCGGCCCAGCGCACGGCCCGGACCTGGCCCCACTTCATGGTGAGGACGTCCTCGCCGTTCAGCAGGATCTCGCCGGTGACCTTGGTGCCCGCGGGCAGCAGCCGCAGCAGCGCGAGGGCCAGCGTCGACTTCCCGCAGCCCGACTCCCCGGCGATGCCGAGCTTCTGGCCCGCGTCCACCTCCAGATCCACTCCGCGGACCGCCTGGGCCCCGCCGGCGTACGTCACCGTCAGATCGCGGACCTGGAGAAGCGGCGTCTTACGGATGCTCGTCGTGCTCAACGGGCCACCCCCAGCTTGGGATTGAGGACGGTCTCGATGGCGCGGCCGCACAGCGTGAACGCGAGTGCCACCAGGGCGATGGCGATTCCCGGCGGTGCCAGGTACCACCAGTCGCCCGCGCTGACCGCGCCGGCCTCGCGGGCGTCCTGGAGCATGCCGCCCCAGGAGGTGATGGTCGGGTCCCCGAGGCCGAGGAAGGCCAGGGTGGCCTCGGTCAGGATCGCGCTGGAGATCACCAGCGTGGTCTGGGCGAGCACCAGCGGCATCACGTTCGGCAGGACGTGCCGGGTCATGATGTGGCCGTGTCCGCCGCCCAGCGCGCGGGCCCGCTCGATGTAGGGGCGGGACTCCACGGCGAGCGTCTGCGCCCGCACCAGACGGGCCGTCGTCGGCCAGGTGGTGACACCGATCGCGATGATGACCGTCCACAGCGAGCGGTCCATCACGGTGGCGAGCGCGATCGCCAGGACCAGGGTCGGCATCACCAGGAACCAGTCGGTGACCCGCATCAGGACCGTCGAGTACCAGCCGCGGAAGTGGCCCGCGAGGATACCGACGACCGTGCCGATGGCGACGCAGAGGAAGGCGGCGAGCAGCCCCACCGTCAGCGAGACGCGCGCACCCCACACCAGCAGGGCGAGCACACTGCGTCCGAACTGGTCGGTGCCGAGCGGGAACTCACCGCTCGGGGACTCCAGCGCCCCGCCGGGTGCGGAGGTGACGCTCTGCGAGTCGGCGCCGGCCAGGACCGGCGCGAACAGGGCGATCAGCCCGATCAGGATCAGCCCGGCCAGCCCCCACAGCCCGCCCGGGTGCCTGCGGTACTCGCGCCAGAAGCGGGCCATGGAGCGGCGCTTGCGGGCCCGTGCCAGCGCGCGCGGGCTCTTGGCCGCCCCGGTGCCGGAACCTTCGGGCGTGGGCTTCTCGGCCTCGGGGGTGGAGGCCGGCATGGATTCGGTCGTCATCGGCCCACCCGGGGATCGAGCAGCGGATACAGCACATCGGCCAGGGTGTTCGCCAGGATCACCGCGGTGGCGAAGACGAAGAACAGCCCTTGGACGAGTGGCAGGTCAGGGACGCTGAGCCCCTGGTAGAAGAGGCCGCCGAGACCTGGCCAGGAGAACACCGTCTCGACCAGGATCTGTCCGGCGACCACATGTCCCAGGTTGACGAACATCAGCGTGAAGGTCGGCAGCATCGCGTTGGGCACGGCGTGCTTGCGGCGTACCGCGTCGTCGCGCAGCCCCTTCGCGCGGGCCGTCGTCAGGTAGTCGCTGCCCATCTCGTCGAGCAGCGAGGAGCGCATCACCAGCAGCGTCTGCGCGTAGCCGACCGCGACCAGGGTGATCACCGGGAGCACCATGTGGTGCGCCACGTCGAGGACGTAGGCGAAGCCGGTCTCGTTGCCCGACTCCAGACCGCCGGTCGGGAACATGCCCGGGATCGGTCCGATGCCCACCGAGAAGACGATGATCAGGAGCAGCCCGAGCCAGAACGACGGCACCGAGTAGAGCGTGAGCGCCAGCGCGGTGTTGAACCGGTCGCTCGTGGAGCCGTTGCGCCAGGCGGTACGGGTGCCCAGCCAGATGCCGAGCGCGCTGTAGAGGACGTACGCCGTACCGGTGAGCAGCAGCGTCGCCGGAAGCGCCTCGACGATCTTGTCCATCACCGGGGCGTGGAACTGGTACGAGGTGCCGAGGTCACCGGTGAGCGCGTCGCCCACGTAGCTGGTGAACTGCCTCCACATCGGCTGGTCGAGGCCGAACTGATGGCGGAGCGACTGGAGCTGCTCCGCCGAGATCGGGCGGCCGCCGGTCATCTGCTTCACCGGGTCGCTGGGGATGAGCCGGAAGAGGAAGAAGCTGGTGACCAGAACGGCGAACAGCGAGACGGCCG includes these proteins:
- a CDS encoding ABC transporter ATP-binding protein, producing MSTTSIRKTPLLQVRDLTVTYAGGAQAVRGVDLEVDAGQKLGIAGESGCGKSTLALALLRLLPAGTKVTGEILLNGEDVLTMKWGQVRAVRWAGASIVFQGAMHSLNAVHRIGDQIAEPIVLHSKASQAAARKRAGELLEQVGLPAARVDAYPHELSGGQRQRVMIAMALACDPGLIIADEPTTALDVMIQAQILRLIEQLVSEQDLGLIMISHDLAVLSDTCDRLAVMYAGRVVEQGPASEVYENATHPYSKALSGAFPRIGDPASRFAPRGLPGDPPDPSALPAGCTFHPRCPVALDSCATQDQELRDAGPGRRAACVLVGPQGAAAPVLPGLPGAEEARSTT
- a CDS encoding ABC transporter permease; the encoded protein is MTTESMPASTPEAEKPTPEGSGTGAAKSPRALARARKRRSMARFWREYRRHPGGLWGLAGLILIGLIALFAPVLAGADSQSVTSAPGGALESPSGEFPLGTDQFGRSVLALLVWGARVSLTVGLLAAFLCVAIGTVVGILAGHFRGWYSTVLMRVTDWFLVMPTLVLAIALATVMDRSLWTVIIAIGVTTWPTTARLVRAQTLAVESRPYIERARALGGGHGHIMTRHVLPNVMPLVLAQTTLVISSAILTEATLAFLGLGDPTITSWGGMLQDAREAGAVSAGDWWYLAPPGIAIALVALAFTLCGRAIETVLNPKLGVAR
- a CDS encoding ABC transporter permease, translated to MTADSTPALVKQADADTEGPAPAGPAAARGPRARNTKAYLRYVAAKILGAAVSLFAVLVTSFFLFRLIPSDPVKQMTGGRPISAEQLQSLRHQFGLDQPMWRQFTSYVGDALTGDLGTSYQFHAPVMDKIVEALPATLLLTGTAYVLYSALGIWLGTRTAWRNGSTSDRFNTALALTLYSVPSFWLGLLLIIVFSVGIGPIPGMFPTGGLESGNETGFAYVLDVAHHMVLPVITLVAVGYAQTLLVMRSSLLDEMGSDYLTTARAKGLRDDAVRRKHAVPNAMLPTFTLMFVNLGHVVAGQILVETVFSWPGLGGLFYQGLSVPDLPLVQGLFFVFATAVILANTLADVLYPLLDPRVGR